The Chitinivibrionia bacterium genome includes the window CTGATTGTATGGTCTCAGGAAGACAACGCATATATTGCTTGTTGTGCAGAGTTTCCGTCTTTGTCTGCTCACGGTGAAACAAAAGAAAAAGCACTCGCAGAAATCGAAAATGTTGTTGGCGCTTCTATTGAATGGCTGGAAGAGGAAAACGATGTTATTCCTTTGCCTTTATGGCAAAAGAAGTCAAAAAATGAGCGAATTATAAACTATGCGTTTGCTTAAGTTATGAAAAAAGCCCTAATTTTCTTATTCTCGTTGCTTTTACTTGCCTGTTGCTACACTGAAACAACGTGCAGTTGTTGCGAAGGCACGGGTTGGGTTCGAGTTCTTATTTATGACGACATAGGATTTATACGTTGTAGCAATAATTGTAGCGCAGTAAGAAATCGGTGAAAAAAACACTTTAAAGGCAACGACTTTTTACCTAAAATCCACTCGCATACTTGCAAAAAAACTCAAACGAATTTAGCGGCTTTTCTTTTTTCCCGCAATGAAACTGAATATACGAAATTAACTGTTCGCACACAAAAATCTTTTCTTTTTTGGAGAAATTTTGCATTGTTTCGCTAATATTTGCACTGCCTTTCGACAAAATTTTCAGTATTTCCCCATTCCAATTCGGTTTTGTATGGCAGTTATCGCACAAAAATCCGCCGTTTTCTTGCGACAAAAAAGAAAAATTCAAGCCGCTTTCGCAGTCAATACAGGTCTCAAAATTGATTTTGTAGCCCAAAAACTGTGCAAGCCGAACGCAAAAAAGCCAAAACGCAAAAAATACGTCGCAATCACTTTTTTCTAAATATTTAAGATATTTTTCGAGCAAAGAAAACAGTTCGCGGCTGTCGCTGTGTTCTTGTGGAACAACTTGCAAAATAAGTTCGACGGCGCAGTCTCGAAGCGCGACTTTTTCGACGTTTCCGTTAAATGAAAAATTGTTTGTTATGTCGTATTTGGAAGTTCGCGCCAATCCGCCGTTTTCAAAATATCGCTTGGAAATTTGCCACTCAACCATTGCACCGATACCATAATTTCCGCCGTGCTTTTTTACTCCGTGAAGCAAAACAGACGAAATTCCGCTGTCTTTTGTTAAAACATTCAGAATTGCGCTTGTTTCACCGAAATGTGTGTATCGAAGAACGATGCCGCTGAGTATTTTCTCCATTTATTGCGCTTGGTTTTTTGGTTATCTTTTACCGCT containing:
- a CDS encoding type II toxin-antitoxin system HicB family antitoxin, with protein sequence MSFDDVKKYSYLIVWSQEDNAYIACCAEFPSLSAHGETKEKALAEIENVVGASIEWLEEENDVIPLPLWQKKSKNERIINYAFA
- the recO gene encoding DNA repair protein RecO, yielding MEKILSGIVLRYTHFGETSAILNVLTKDSGISSVLLHGVKKHGGNYGIGAMVEWQISKRYFENGGLARTSKYDITNNFSFNGNVEKVALRDCAVELILQVVPQEHSDSRELFSLLEKYLKYLEKSDCDVFFAFWLFCVRLAQFLGYKINFETCIDCESGLNFSFLSQENGGFLCDNCHTKPNWNGEILKILSKGSANISETMQNFSKKEKIFVCEQLISYIQFHCGKKEKPLNSFEFFCKYASGF